From the Musa acuminata AAA Group cultivar baxijiao chromosome BXJ3-7, Cavendish_Baxijiao_AAA, whole genome shotgun sequence genome, one window contains:
- the LOC135642437 gene encoding indole-3-acetic acid-amido synthetase GH3.8-like, which produces MAVETVVPAARANAANEKDAEKLRFIEEMTANADAVQERVLAEILTRNADTEYLRRYGLGRATERATFKAKIPVVTYEDLQPEIQRIANGDRSAILSAHPISELLTSSGTSAGERKLMPTIKEELDRRQLLFSLLMPVMNLYVAGLDKGKGLYFLFVKSETKTPGGLTARPVLTSYYKSEHFQSRPYDPYNVFTSPTAAILCADAFQSMYAQMLCGLLQRIDVLRVGTVFASGLLRAIRFLQLHWQELCNDIAAGALTPKVTDPSIRGAVAELLKPDTELARFVAAECSKGDWAAIITRIWPNTKYLDVIVTGAMAQYIPTLEYYSGGLPMACTMYASSECFFGLNLKPMCDPSEVSYTIMPNMAYFEFLPHGGDGVDKSQLVDLADVEVGKEYELVITTYAGLNRYRVGDVLRVTGFHNAAPQFRFVRRKNVLLSIESDKTDEAELQKAVESASALLRPYNASVVEYTSHADTKAIPGHYVIYWELLAKDASPSATEAVTRDGVMERCCLAMEEALNSVYRQSRVADGSIGPLEIRVVRGGTFEELMDYAISRGASINQYKVPRCVSLPPILELLDSRVVSAHFSPAPPKWTAHRPANQ; this is translated from the exons ATGGCCGTGGAGACCGTGGTGCCTGCTGCGCGCGCGAACGCGGCCAACGAGAAGGACGCCGAGAAACTGAGGTTCATCGAGGAGATGACCGCGAACGCGGACGCGGTGCAGGAGAGGGTGCTGGCCGAGATCCTGACGCGCAACGCCGACACGGAGTACCTACGGAGGTACGGACTCGGCCGGGCCACCGAACGGGCCACCTTCAAGGCCAAGATTCCCGTGGTCACCTACGAGGACCTGCAACCGGAGATCCAGAGGATAGCCAACGGCGACCGCTCCGCCATCCTCTCCGCCCATCCCATCTCTGAGCTCCTCACCAG CTCCGGAACGTCGGCTGGCGAGAGGAAGCTGATGCCCACGATCAAAGAAGAGCTCGATCGCAGGCAGCTCCTTTTCAGCCTTCTGAtgccagtgatgaacct TTACGTGGCAGGGCTGGACAAGGGGAAGGGGCTCTACTTCCTCTTCGTGAAATCGGAGACCAAGACCCCCGGCGGGCTGACGGCACGGCCGGTGCTGACGAGCTACTACAAGAGCGAGCACTTCCAGAGCCGCCCCTACGACCCCTATAATGTGTTCACCAGCCCGACGGCCGCCATCCTCTGCGCCGACGCGTTCCAGAGCATGTACGCGCAGATGCTCTGCGGCCTCCTCCAGCGCATCGACGTGCTCCGCGTGGGCACCGTTTTCGCCTCCGGCCTCCTCCGCGCCATCCGCTTCCTCCAGCTCCACTGGCAGGAGCTCTGCAATGACATCGCGGCCGGGGCGCTCACCCCCAAGGTGACCGACCCCTCCATCCGCGGCGCCGTCGCTGAGCTCCTCAAGCCGGACACGGAGCTCGCCCGGTTCGTCGCCGCCGAGTGCTCCAAGGGTGACTGGGCCGCGATCATCACCAGGATCTGGCCCAACACCAAGTACCTGGACGTGATCGTGACGGGCGCCATGGCGCAGTACATCCCCACTCTGGAGTACTACAGCGGTGGGCTCCCCATGGCGTGCACCATGTACGCGTCGTCGGAGTGTTTCTTCGGCCTCAACCTCAAGCCCATGTGCGACCCCTCCGAAGTCTCCTACACCATCATGCCCAACATGGCCTACTTCGAGTTCCTGCCGCACGGCGGCGACGGGGTGGACAAGTCTCAGCTGGTGGACCTGGCGGACGTGGAGGTGGGGAAGGAGTACGAGCTGGTGATCACCACCTACGCCGGGCTGAACCGATACCGGGTGGGCGACGTCCTGCGCGTGACCGGGTTCCACAACGCGGCGCCGCAGTTCCGGTTCGTCCGCCGGAAGAACGTGCTGCTGAGCATCGAGTCGGACAAGACGGACGAGGCAGAGCTGCAGAAGGCGGTGGAGAGCGCGTCGGCGCTGCTCCGGCCGTACAACGCGAGCGTGGTGGAGTACACTAGCCACGCCGACACGAAGGCCATCCCGGGGCACTACGTCATCTACTGGGAGCTGCTGGCGAAGGACGCGTCGCCATCGGCGACGGAGGCGGTGACCCGGGACGGGGTGATGGAGCGGTGCTGCCTGGCGATGGAGGAGGCGCTGAACTCGGTGTACCGGCAGAGCCGGGTGGCGGACGGCTCCATCGGCCCGCTGGAGATACGGGTGGTGCGGGGGGGCACCTTCGAGGAACTGATGGACTACGCTATCTCCAGGGGGGCGTCCATCAACCAGTACAAGGTGCCGCGCTGCGTCAGCCTCCCGCCAATCCTTGAACTGCTCGACTCCCGCGTCGTCTCCGCT